Genomic window (Leptotrichia sp. oral taxon 212):
AATTAGTATGTCTAATCCTCTAATATTTTTTCAAGTCCCTTTACCAGAAGCAGATGTTCCTTTTCAAGAACTCTTTTCTGAAGTGTTTCCGGTGTATCTCCTTCAAGTACGGGTACTTTCATGCTCATTATCGGTTCACCTGTGTCTATACCCGAATCCACATAATGAACTGTGCATCCGCTCTCTTTCTCGCCTGCCTTCAGAACTGCTTCATGAACTTTAAGACCATACATTCCCTTCCCTCCAAATTTTGGAAGAAGCGAAGGATGCATATTTATAATTTTTCCCTCCCATTTTTTTACAAATTTTTCTGAAAGTATTGATAAATAACCTGCAAGCATAATATAGGAAATTTTTTCATTGCCACTTAAAATCATATCAATTTCATCTGAAAGTTTTTCTCCGAACAGTTTTCTATCCAGCATGATAGACTTTATATTATGATTTTCAGCCCTTTCCAGTGCATAACATGGCCTGTCGGCTATAACACAGGCAATTTCACAGTTCAGTTTTCCAGATTCTATACTGTCTATTATTGCTTGTAAGTTGGATCCTGAACCTGAAACAAAAACTGCTATTTTTTTCTTTATTTCAGACATAATTTATTCTCACCTTTACTTATATATCCTATTTCATAGGCATTTTCTCCGTTTTCCTTCAAAATACCTATAGTTTTTTCTACATCTTCCTTCTTAACAATAACCACAAATCCTACACCCATGTTAAATGTTCCCCACAGTTCATCCTCAGTTACCTTTTTAAAATACCCATGTTTAAATATAGGATGGATTTCAATTTTTTTCCTGTCAATATTTGCACACAATCCTTCAGGTATTGTTCTAGGAACATTTTCTATCAGTCCACCACCTGTTATATGTGCCATTCCATTTATTTTTACACTTTCCATAAGTTTCTGAATGGATTTTACATAAATCTTTGTCGGAGTTAGCAGATGTTCCCATATTCTTTTATTTTCATATACTTCGTTTAAATCAACAAAAAGTTTTCTTATGAGGGAAAAACCGTTACTGTGAGGCCCGCTTGAAGAAATGGCTATTATAGTATCGCCTTCTTCAATTTTTGAACCGTTCACTATTTCATCCTCTTCTACTGCACCCACTGCAAATCCTGCAATATCATATTCTCCTACTGTGTAGAATCCTGGCATTTCAGCTGTTTCTCCCCCTATGAGGGAAGCTCCCGCCTGAAGACATCCGTCTGCAACCCCTTTTATAATTTCTGACGAAACATCTGAATCAAGCTTTCCACATGCCAGATAATCAAGAAAAAACAGAGGTTTTGCACCA
Coding sequences:
- the purN gene encoding phosphoribosylglycinamide formyltransferase; translation: MSEIKKKIAVFVSGSGSNLQAIIDSIESGKLNCEIACVIADRPCYALERAENHNIKSIMLDRKLFGEKLSDEIDMILSGNEKISYIMLAGYLSILSEKFVKKWEGKIINMHPSLLPKFGGKGMYGLKVHEAVLKAGEKESGCTVHYVDSGIDTGEPIMSMKVPVLEGDTPETLQKRVLEKEHLLLVKGLEKILED
- the purM gene encoding phosphoribosylformylglycinamidine cyclo-ligase; this encodes MTISYKDSGVDKEEGYRTVEKIKDKVKSTYSANVMNEIGSFGALYKLGDYKKPVLVSGTDGVGTKLKIAFETGKYDTVGIDCVAMCVNDILCHGAKPLFFLDYLACGKLDSDVSSEIIKGVADGCLQAGASLIGGETAEMPGFYTVGEYDIAGFAVGAVEEDEIVNGSKIEEGDTIIAISSSGPHSNGFSLIRKLFVDLNEVYENKRIWEHLLTPTKIYVKSIQKLMESVKINGMAHITGGGLIENVPRTIPEGLCANIDRKKIEIHPIFKHGYFKKVTEDELWGTFNMGVGFVVIVKKEDVEKTIGILKENGENAYEIGYISKGENKLCLK